CATGAAAAATTACATATATCCAATGCGGTATCTTCACTTTAGTAAAAGTGATAAAATGTTGTAATTGACGAAAATTAAAGATAGGCAATATTCCAGGAATAATTTCTATATCAATCCCAACCGACACACAAAGATCTCTAAATCTTAAATATTGTTCTACGTCAAAAAAAAATTGAGTGATTGCACGATTCGCTCCGGCATCTATTTTTTTCTTTAAATTAATTAAATCTGATTGTGCGTTTTTTGCTTCTGGATGTACTTCTGGATAAGCAGCTACTGCTATATCAAAATTTCCAATTTTTTTTAATAAATATACTAAATCTGAAGCATACATAGACGATTGATAGTTTTTTTTTATTTGATCGCCTCTTAATGCAACTATATTATGAATACCATTATTCCAATATTCTTGAGCAATAGTTTGTAATGCTTGAGGAGTTTCGTTAATACATGTTAAATGAGGAGCTGCTATTAATCCAGTACGTTTTTTTATGTCTTTAATTGTTTTATCAGTATAATTTCGTGTTCCAGAATGAGCGCTATATGTTACAGAAACAAAAATAGGATTCAATTTGCTTAATTTGTTTATAGTTTTCCATAATATTTGTTCCATTTCATCGGTACGTGGAGGAAAAAATTCA
This genomic interval from Candidatus Blochmanniella pennsylvanica str. BPEN contains the following:
- the metF gene encoding methylenetetrahydrofolate reductase, which produces MSMFHATQQAVLNQYLAELQGNINVSFEFFPPRTDEMEQILWKTINKLSKLNPIFVSVTYSAHSGTRNYTDKTIKDIKKRTGLIAAPHLTCINETPQALQTIAQEYWNNGIHNIVALRGDQIKKNYQSSMYASDLVYLLKKIGNFDIAVAAYPEVHPEAKNAQSDLINLKKKIDAGANRAITQFFFDVEQYLRFRDLCVSVGIDIEIIPGILPIFNFRQLQHFITFTKVKIPHWIYVIFHGLDHDLETQKMLGTFVAIDMIRVLLKEGVRNFHFYTLNRSDLTYAICHTLGIKNNKI